The Anabaena sp. WA102 genome contains a region encoding:
- a CDS encoding acyltransferase domain-containing protein, with protein MAIGNQAIPKNQQVVFVFSGMGPQWWAMGRQLLMAEPIFRQTIEECDTILQYYADWSLLTELTRDEEHSRIEETQIAQPTNFAIQVALAALWRSWGIEPSAIVGHSAGEPAAAYVAGALSLKDALKVVFHRSRLQQQTAGLGKMAAIGLSYEEAQQLLVGYEDRLSIAAINSPTSVTLSGNEADLETISKVLEDRKVFFRLLRVNVAYHSSTMNPLKEELLEVLQDIEPQTPIIPLWSTVTGQKVDRPELNEMYWWQNMRQPVFFAASMNKLAEAGYDLFLEISPHPVLAGSISECFISQNRKATVLTSIRRKEAERQIMLTSLAALYTQGCKVSWQSFYAYGQHVYLPLYTWQRERYWHESPASEQLRLGKQIHPLLGQALELPYPSWKLDLNKRYLAYLDDHRIQNAVVYPGAAYVEMGLAVAKRFFGEGIYSVDNIEFKKALFLPEKDLLTVQLTLDPKDASFSVYTRQTHSQNDWTLHAQAKLHLRQFVTKCINIHEIRNRCSKEVSKPDLYHKLGEVGFQYGPQFQRIEQIWLGATEALGQIHMPDLMEINSQDYELHPIILDSCFHVLIAIASLGDINQHNSSVYLPISIQSVRVYNRPRPNMWAHARVIEQGDKILTGEIQLFDEKGNLLAEVLGFQAQSIESAGKGLSQNLDSWLYELEWQPKPRVNDENTPQNSFKEQPGSWFIFADQGGVAQRLVTQLRERGENCIIVVPGESYQALEPGHYSINPSYPDEFQNLLQDAIDNSNLPCRGLIHLWSLDTVASETMTVDALESEQLLGCGTILHLIQALVQSGWRNHHKLWVVTRGTQPVADSEIVSLAPASLWGLSRVASYQEHTNIWGGIIDLDPVHSDDEISMLLAEVWNPDNEDQIAFRNQQRYCVRLVSTQKPTSVFPSQFRPDSSYLITGGLGDLGILVARWLVERGARHLILVGRDKFPSRQMWNQLEADSRLAVRISVVRELEAMGASVHLAAVDVANEAEVAEFLDTYQQENWPPIRGVIHSAGLVRDELLLNMELKNFNSVLRPKALGAWVLHRLFENVSLDFFVLFSSVASVVGTMGQGNYAAGNSFMDSLVHYRRSKGLPALSINWGPWGEVGMASRLDLTDYYAQRGIGIIRPKDGIEILSRLLNYDLPQVTVVPANWALVANMYPTGTTVRIISDLLAEAQEKSTTQGDTTVISEGHFIQQIFAVEASQQTSLLETHIQELISQVLRIDLSRLNLEQSLNALGLDSMMAIELKQRIEISVGASIAVVDLLKGSNIREIVTILMPQIQEYQKLASQEDIGKLLSDLEQLSPEEAERLFAEIQQQ; from the coding sequence ATGGCTATTGGAAATCAAGCCATACCTAAGAATCAACAAGTCGTTTTTGTGTTTTCTGGCATGGGTCCCCAGTGGTGGGCAATGGGTCGTCAACTCCTAATGGCAGAACCTATATTTAGGCAAACCATTGAGGAATGTGACACGATTTTACAATACTACGCAGATTGGTCACTGTTGACAGAATTAACTCGTGACGAGGAACATTCTCGCATTGAAGAAACCCAGATTGCTCAACCAACTAACTTTGCTATTCAAGTTGCTCTGGCAGCATTATGGCGTTCTTGGGGAATTGAACCATCTGCAATTGTGGGTCACAGTGCTGGTGAACCTGCGGCTGCTTACGTAGCAGGGGCACTAAGTTTAAAAGATGCGTTAAAGGTTGTTTTTCATCGTAGCCGGTTACAACAACAAACGGCAGGTCTTGGAAAAATGGCAGCGATTGGACTTTCTTACGAAGAAGCCCAACAATTATTAGTAGGCTATGAAGATAGGTTGTCAATTGCAGCTATTAACAGTCCTACTTCTGTGACTCTTTCAGGTAATGAAGCAGATTTAGAAACAATTAGTAAGGTCTTAGAGGACAGAAAGGTATTCTTCCGTTTATTGCGTGTGAATGTGGCATATCACAGTTCCACAATGAACCCATTGAAAGAAGAATTACTGGAAGTTCTACAAGACATTGAGCCACAAACACCAATTATTCCTCTCTGGTCTACAGTTACAGGCCAAAAAGTGGATAGACCAGAACTAAATGAGATGTATTGGTGGCAAAATATGCGGCAGCCTGTATTTTTCGCTGCCTCTATGAATAAGTTGGCGGAGGCAGGTTATGACCTCTTCCTAGAAATTAGTCCTCACCCAGTACTAGCAGGTTCCATTTCTGAATGTTTCATCAGTCAAAATCGGAAAGCTACTGTACTTACTTCTATACGACGCAAGGAAGCAGAACGCCAAATTATGCTTACCTCCTTGGCTGCGCTATATACCCAAGGTTGTAAAGTCTCTTGGCAGAGTTTTTATGCTTATGGACAACACGTATATTTGCCATTGTATACTTGGCAACGTGAGCGTTACTGGCATGAATCCCCAGCTTCTGAACAGTTACGTTTAGGGAAACAAATTCACCCACTTCTTGGTCAAGCTTTGGAATTACCCTATCCTTCGTGGAAACTAGATCTGAACAAACGGTATTTGGCTTACCTTGATGACCACCGTATTCAAAATGCTGTAGTATATCCTGGCGCAGCATACGTGGAAATGGGTCTTGCTGTGGCTAAAAGGTTTTTTGGTGAAGGTATTTACTCAGTTGACAACATTGAATTCAAAAAAGCACTGTTTTTACCTGAGAAGGACTTATTAACTGTTCAGTTAACGCTAGATCCAAAAGATGCATCGTTTAGTGTTTACACACGTCAGACGCACAGTCAAAATGATTGGACACTTCATGCTCAGGCTAAACTGCATCTACGACAATTTGTTACCAAGTGTATTAATATCCATGAGATTCGTAATCGTTGTTCAAAAGAGGTTTCCAAGCCAGATTTGTATCACAAGTTAGGCGAGGTTGGCTTTCAATATGGTCCTCAATTTCAGAGAATAGAACAGATTTGGCTAGGTGCAACAGAGGCCTTGGGACAAATTCATATGCCTGACCTCATGGAAATTAACAGCCAAGATTACGAATTGCACCCAATAATTCTTGATTCGTGTTTTCATGTCCTAATTGCGATCGCCTCTTTAGGAGATATAAATCAACATAATTCAAGTGTATACCTGCCTATTAGTATCCAAAGTGTGCGAGTTTATAATCGTCCTCGTCCCAATATGTGGGCTCATGCTCGGGTGATTGAGCAGGGTGACAAGATTCTGACGGGCGAAATACAACTGTTTGATGAAAAAGGTAATCTCTTAGCAGAAGTTCTAGGTTTTCAAGCCCAATCCATTGAAAGTGCAGGTAAAGGACTTTCTCAAAATTTGGATAGTTGGCTCTATGAATTGGAATGGCAGCCCAAACCCAGAGTTAATGACGAAAATACCCCACAGAACTCCTTTAAAGAACAACCAGGAAGTTGGTTTATCTTTGCAGATCAAGGTGGAGTAGCACAGAGGCTCGTTACACAATTGAGGGAGCGGGGCGAAAACTGTATCATTGTTGTTCCAGGAGAATCTTACCAAGCCTTAGAACCAGGTCACTACTCTATCAATCCATCCTATCCAGACGAGTTCCAAAACCTGTTACAAGATGCTATAGACAACTCCAATCTACCCTGTCGGGGTTTGATACATCTATGGAGTCTAGATACAGTTGCATCAGAAACAATGACAGTAGATGCACTGGAATCAGAACAATTATTAGGTTGCGGTACAATACTGCACTTGATTCAAGCATTAGTTCAGAGTGGCTGGCGCAATCACCACAAATTATGGGTGGTAACACGGGGAACTCAGCCTGTAGCAGATAGTGAAATAGTCTCATTAGCTCCTGCCTCACTTTGGGGTTTATCAAGAGTTGCTAGTTATCAAGAACATACCAATATATGGGGAGGAATTATTGATCTTGACCCAGTACACTCTGATGATGAAATTTCAATGTTATTGGCAGAAGTTTGGAATCCAGATAATGAAGACCAAATTGCCTTCCGAAATCAACAGCGATATTGTGTCCGATTAGTAAGTACTCAGAAGCCAACTTCAGTTTTTCCTAGTCAGTTTCGTCCCGATAGTAGTTATCTGATTACCGGAGGACTTGGAGATTTAGGCATCTTGGTTGCTCGTTGGCTAGTTGAACGTGGAGCTAGACATTTAATCCTTGTCGGACGTGATAAATTCCCATCTCGCCAGATGTGGAATCAACTAGAAGCCGATAGCCGTCTTGCTGTGCGAATCTCTGTCGTACGAGAATTAGAGGCAATGGGAGCCAGTGTACATTTGGCTGCTGTTGATGTGGCAAATGAAGCTGAAGTAGCAGAATTTCTAGACACCTATCAACAGGAGAACTGGCCTCCCATTAGAGGTGTGATTCACTCGGCAGGACTAGTCAGAGATGAACTTTTGTTGAATATGGAATTAAAGAACTTCAATAGCGTGCTTAGACCTAAAGCTTTGGGTGCTTGGGTGCTACACCGCTTATTTGAAAATGTTTCCTTAGACTTCTTCGTCCTCTTCTCTTCTGTGGCTTCCGTAGTGGGAACAATGGGTCAAGGAAATTATGCTGCTGGTAACTCCTTCATGGATTCCCTAGTCCACTATCGTAGAAGCAAAGGATTGCCAGCCCTAAGTATTAATTGGGGTCCTTGGGGCGAAGTGGGAATGGCAAGTCGTCTAGATTTAACTGACTACTATGCCCAACGAGGCATTGGCATTATTAGACCCAAGGATGGGATAGAAATCCTATCACGGCTACTCAATTATGACTTACCCCAAGTTACGGTTGTGCCGGCAAACTGGGCTTTGGTTGCTAATATGTACCCGACGGGGACAACGGTAAGAATCATTTCTGATTTATTGGCAGAAGCTCAAGAAAAAAGCACTACTCAAGGTGATACTACCGTCATTAGCGAAGGCCATTTTATTCAACAAATTTTTGCGGTTGAAGCATCACAGCAAACATCATTGTTGGAAACTCACATCCAAGAATTAATATCTCAAGTTCTGCGAATCGATTTATCTCGTCTCAACTTAGAACAATCATTGAATGCTCTGGGATTGGATTCCATGATGGCGATTGAGTTGAAGCAGCGCATTGAAATCAGTGTGGGAGCAAGTATCGCCGTAGTTGATTTGCTCAAGGGTTCTAATATTAGGGAGATTGTCACAATTCTTATGCCCCAAATACAGGAATATCAAAAACTAGCAAGTCAAGAGGATATAGGTAAACTTCTATCCGATTTAGAACAGCTATCGCCAGAAGAAGCCGAGAGATTATTTGCCGAAATTCAGCAGCAGTAA
- a CDS encoding helix-turn-helix domain-containing protein, whose amino-acid sequence MLKKPLLVKKTEIGGLIREFRLLTGLTQEQFGAYLGVTYATINRWENGRSKPSPMAMDKIEQKLREVGEQGKVLRFFCSFYGKPGSKSLEAILCEHFIENTGIIV is encoded by the coding sequence ATGTTGAAAAAACCATTGCTGGTCAAAAAAACCGAAATTGGGGGGCTAATTCGGGAGTTTCGCCTGTTGACTGGACTTACCCAGGAACAGTTCGGCGCTTATCTAGGCGTAACCTATGCCACTATTAACCGTTGGGAAAATGGGCGATCTAAGCCCTCACCTATGGCTATGGACAAGATTGAGCAGAAGCTTAGAGAAGTGGGAGAACAAGGTAAGGTATTGAGGTTCTTCTGTTCTTTTTATGGAAAACCTGGTTCAAAATCATTGGAAGCCATATTGTGTGAGCATTTCATCGAAAATACGGGGATAATTGTTTAG
- a CDS encoding type I polyketide synthase yields the protein MVLSSNCNEVNLSDSNSDSSNSNPTTSYQIAIVGIGCRFPGGANSPEDFWRVLCDETDAITDVPSDRWDIRSFYDPDPTKPGKTSTYRGGFIENIYDFDAQFFGISPREAALLDPQQRLLLEVCWEAFEDAGIIPEYLAGSNTGVFMGGFTLDYKILQFSESNYHLMDSHTATGSMMTLLANRLSYMFDLRGPSIALDTACSSSLVAVHLACQSILNGECDLALAGGVNVMIKPNYTIAESKAGMLSPDGRSKAYDSLANGYVRGEGAGIVVLKPLSKAVEDGDPIYAVIRGTAVNQDGHSSGITVPRRESQEALLWEAYRRAGVLPAQVQYVEAHGTGTPVGDPLEANALGTVLSTERPDGQECYIASVKTNIGHTEAAAGVAGLIKASLVLKHHKIPAHLHFQKANPDIDFPSLKLKIPTSLVPFPETDGFAIAGVNSFGFGGTNAHAVLQEAPITQIGIPGEENLDPNWGYLLPLSARSPQALQDLARAYRKLLTDGVFTNNTSLHNFCYTASLRRTHHQYRLGVVGKSYTDMADLLAAFLQRFPII from the coding sequence ATGGTATTAAGTTCAAATTGCAATGAAGTAAACTTAAGTGATTCAAATAGTGACAGCAGCAACAGCAATCCTACTACAAGCTACCAGATTGCAATTGTTGGTATCGGGTGTCGTTTTCCTGGTGGAGCTAACAGTCCTGAAGACTTTTGGCGAGTTCTGTGTGACGAAACAGATGCAATTACTGACGTACCATCTGACCGCTGGGATATTCGCAGTTTTTATGATCCAGATCCTACAAAACCAGGTAAAACATCAACATATCGCGGTGGATTCATTGAAAACATATATGATTTCGATGCTCAATTTTTTGGTATTTCTCCGCGTGAAGCTGCATTGTTAGATCCTCAACAACGTTTACTATTAGAAGTTTGCTGGGAAGCCTTTGAAGATGCGGGAATAATACCCGAGTATTTAGCTGGAAGTAATACGGGCGTATTTATGGGGGGATTTACCCTCGATTATAAAATATTACAGTTTTCCGAGAGTAACTATCATTTAATGGACTCTCATACAGCGACTGGGTCAATGATGACTTTGTTAGCTAATCGACTATCTTATATGTTTGACTTGAGAGGACCAAGTATAGCACTCGATACTGCTTGTTCTTCCTCACTAGTTGCGGTACACCTTGCCTGTCAGAGTATCCTTAATGGTGAATGTGATCTAGCTTTGGCGGGTGGGGTCAACGTGATGATCAAACCAAATTATACTATTGCAGAGTCAAAGGCTGGAATGCTATCTCCTGATGGTCGCTCTAAGGCCTATGATTCTCTTGCCAATGGCTATGTTCGAGGTGAAGGAGCAGGGATTGTTGTATTAAAACCCCTATCAAAAGCTGTGGAGGATGGCGATCCTATTTATGCGGTAATTCGGGGAACTGCTGTGAATCAAGACGGACACAGTTCTGGAATTACGGTTCCCCGACGTGAATCCCAGGAAGCGCTACTATGGGAAGCCTATCGTCGAGCGGGCGTTTTACCTGCTCAAGTGCAATATGTGGAAGCACATGGAACTGGAACACCTGTTGGTGATCCTTTAGAGGCAAATGCACTAGGAACTGTGCTATCTACTGAACGTCCAGATGGACAGGAATGTTATATTGCTTCAGTTAAGACCAACATTGGACATACCGAAGCAGCAGCAGGTGTCGCTGGATTAATTAAAGCATCGTTGGTTCTTAAGCATCATAAGATTCCAGCACATTTACATTTCCAAAAAGCTAATCCCGATATTGATTTTCCATCACTAAAGTTAAAGATACCTACGAGCCTAGTTCCTTTTCCAGAAACTGATGGATTTGCCATTGCAGGTGTGAACTCATTTGGTTTTGGTGGTACTAATGCACATGCTGTATTGCAAGAAGCACCAATTACTCAGATAGGTATTCCTGGTGAAGAAAACCTTGACCCCAATTGGGGATATCTACTGCCTCTATCCGCTCGGAGTCCTCAAGCACTCCAAGATTTAGCGAGAGCTTACCGTAAGCTTCTAACAGACGGGGTTTTTACCAATAACACATCTTTGCATAACTTCTGTTATACTGCCAGCCTACGACGGACTCATCATCAGTACCGTTTGGGGGTAGTAGGTAAATCGTACACAGATATGGCGGATTTACTTGCAGCGTTCCTACAGCGATTTCCAATCATATAA
- a CDS encoding lmo0937 family membrane protein, which translates to MINLIWTAAVVLFVLWLLGFSVHVGGSLIHLLLVLALIGIVYNLLIGRRIV; encoded by the coding sequence ATGATTAATCTAATTTGGACGGCTGCTGTTGTACTCTTTGTCCTCTGGCTGTTAGGATTCTCGGTTCATGTCGGAGGTAGCTTAATTCATCTGCTTTTAGTTTTAGCTCTAATTGGAATAGTTTACAATTTACTAATTGGTCGCCGCATAGTCTAA
- a CDS encoding PAM68 family protein, translating into MAAEESERSPLPFEPNKKRPKPAKAISQPVIKTKEPQEKSQQKRRYSKQEMAIPEVVSQRMIRRVAGFCGVPTFLGITSLVVSYLLVTLADIQLPPIAVLLVNMGLFGLGVLGITYGVLSASWDEERPGTIMGLDEFSTNWGRMTEVWRDTQKKNV; encoded by the coding sequence ATGGCTGCTGAAGAATCGGAACGTAGTCCATTGCCTTTCGAGCCAAACAAAAAGCGTCCAAAACCCGCTAAGGCTATTAGTCAACCCGTTATCAAAACCAAAGAACCTCAAGAAAAATCGCAACAGAAACGCCGTTATTCTAAACAAGAAATGGCGATTCCTGAAGTGGTCAGTCAACGCATGATTCGCCGAGTGGCTGGGTTTTGTGGTGTCCCCACATTTTTAGGTATTACTAGTTTGGTAGTTAGCTATCTACTAGTTACCTTGGCTGATATCCAACTTCCCCCTATCGCCGTTTTATTGGTGAATATGGGATTGTTTGGTTTAGGTGTGTTGGGAATTACCTATGGTGTTCTTTCCGCTTCTTGGGATGAGGAAAGACCGGGAACTATTATGGGTTTGGATGAATTTAGCACTAACTGGGGAAGGATGACCGAAGTTTGGCGTGATACCCAGAAAAAGAACGTCTAA
- a CDS encoding NAD-dependent epimerase/dehydratase family protein, whose product MLGKELHIVFGTGPLGTAVLKELHSQGKRVISVNRKGFADVPNGVEVVKGDATDANSVRSICQGAIAVYNCANPPYTEWVEKFPPIMNGIIDGIAGTETKIVFADNLYMYGSVSGKIVENLPYRATGSKGLIRAQMSMNLMESHKKGKVRATIGRASNFFGPGVLSSSMGERVFASALLDKPAEVLGNIDVPHTYTFINDFAKSLVILGEHEKALGEVWHIPNAETLTTRQFINLIFKEVGKTPKFSVAPKWFFKILATFDPMIRELEEVMYEFDEPFIVEHTKYEKAFGAKPTPHSKAITQTLSWYRQRLA is encoded by the coding sequence TTGTTAGGTAAAGAACTACATATAGTTTTCGGTACTGGACCCCTAGGTACAGCAGTGCTAAAAGAATTACACAGTCAAGGTAAACGAGTAATATCTGTGAACCGTAAAGGATTTGCAGATGTTCCCAACGGAGTTGAGGTGGTGAAAGGTGATGCTACTGATGCCAACAGTGTTCGTTCGATTTGCCAAGGTGCGATCGCAGTCTACAATTGCGCTAATCCACCTTATACTGAATGGGTCGAGAAGTTCCCACCTATCATGAATGGTATTATTGATGGTATTGCTGGAACGGAGACAAAAATTGTTTTTGCTGATAACCTTTATATGTATGGTTCAGTGTCTGGCAAGATTGTGGAGAATCTGCCATATAGAGCTACTGGTTCCAAGGGGCTTATACGTGCTCAAATGTCGATGAATTTGATGGAATCTCATAAAAAGGGCAAAGTACGTGCCACAATCGGTCGTGCGTCTAACTTTTTTGGACCTGGTGTCCTGAGTTCCTCAATGGGAGAAAGAGTTTTCGCATCTGCATTACTTGATAAACCAGCTGAAGTTCTAGGTAATATTGATGTACCTCACACATATACCTTTATCAATGATTTTGCTAAAAGTTTGGTAATATTAGGCGAGCATGAAAAGGCCTTGGGGGAAGTTTGGCATATTCCAAATGCAGAGACGCTAACTACGCGCCAGTTTATCAACCTGATTTTTAAAGAAGTTGGAAAAACTCCAAAATTCAGTGTAGCTCCCAAATGGTTTTTTAAAATCTTGGCGACTTTTGACCCTATGATCCGCGAGTTGGAAGAAGTGATGTATGAATTTGATGAGCCTTTTATTGTCGAACACACCAAGTATGAAAAGGCTTTTGGAGCAAAGCCAACCCCACATAGCAAAGCTATCACACAGACTTTATCATGGTATCGCCAGCGGTTAGCTTAA
- a CDS encoding YggT family protein: MNRNPHERSNSARRQELRSEEETFRLQQEEGRLESSKRRSIFAWIINSIYLLVGMLEILLMLRFFLRFSGANTQNTFAQFIYNLSDPFIAPFSTLLISPVAGGGANVFDINVLIAIIVYALLGWLALWLVKFLYGR, encoded by the coding sequence ATGAATAGAAATCCTCATGAACGAAGCAATTCTGCGCGAAGGCAAGAACTTCGCAGTGAAGAAGAAACTTTCCGATTGCAACAGGAGGAGGGACGACTTGAATCTAGCAAACGCAGATCTATATTTGCCTGGATTATCAATAGCATTTACCTTCTAGTGGGAATGCTGGAAATCTTGCTGATGTTACGCTTCTTTCTACGTTTTTCCGGGGCAAATACGCAAAATACTTTTGCCCAGTTTATTTACAATCTTTCTGATCCCTTCATTGCGCCATTTTCCACCTTGTTAATTAGTCCTGTTGCTGGAGGTGGAGCGAATGTTTTTGATATCAATGTCCTAATTGCAATCATCGTGTATGCTCTATTAGGCTGGCTCGCTCTATGGCTGGTCAAATTTCTCTATGGTCGGTAG
- the rpsO gene encoding 30S ribosomal protein S15 translates to MALTQQRKQELISGYQVHETDTGSADVQIAMLTDRINRLSQHLQANKKDHSSRRGLLKMIGQRKRLLAYIQAGSQEKYKALITRLGIRG, encoded by the coding sequence ATGGCTCTGACGCAACAGCGCAAACAAGAACTCATTTCTGGATATCAAGTTCATGAAACCGACACTGGTTCGGCTGATGTCCAAATTGCAATGCTAACTGACCGCATTAACCGCCTCAGTCAACATTTGCAAGCTAATAAGAAAGACCATTCCTCCCGTAGAGGACTATTGAAGATGATTGGCCAAAGAAAGCGTCTTCTAGCTTATATCCAAGCAGGTAGTCAAGAAAAATATAAAGCTTTAATTACTCGTCTTGGTATTCGCGGTTAG
- a CDS encoding IS982 family transposase — protein MELEQLFCAIDDFCLDFEAKLNSELISSQSQKRKRKSRLCLSEVMTIIVHFHQSSYRNFQDYYQKSILTNYHRYFPSLVSYNRFVELMPDALLPLICYLNSRKGQCSGISFIDSMGIPICHNKRAKRNKVFRGLSGWGKSSVDWYFGFKLHLIINEQGELLAFQVTPGNVDDRKPVPTLAQNLWGRLFGDKGYISKSLFQELLENDVKLITPFKKNMKNKLVELWEKLMLRKRALIETVNDQLWLRHAGYQNISQVVHSRHRSIYNFMVNIIAGLIAYTWQDKKPSLKLDKHEVTSLPALLI, from the coding sequence ATGGAATTAGAACAATTATTTTGTGCAATAGATGATTTCTGTTTGGATTTTGAAGCAAAATTGAACTCAGAACTAATTTCGAGCCAGTCACAAAAAAGAAAAAGAAAAAGTCGCTTATGTTTAAGTGAAGTCATGACTATTATTGTTCATTTTCACCAATCAAGTTATCGTAATTTTCAGGACTATTATCAAAAAAGCATTTTAACAAACTACCACAGATATTTTCCATCTTTAGTGAGTTATAATCGCTTTGTTGAATTAATGCCTGATGCTTTACTGCCTTTAATTTGTTATCTTAATAGTCGAAAAGGTCAATGTAGTGGCATCTCTTTTATTGACAGCATGGGTATTCCTATTTGTCATAATAAAAGAGCAAAAAGAAATAAAGTTTTCCGTGGCTTATCGGGCTGGGGCAAGAGTTCTGTGGATTGGTACTTTGGATTTAAACTTCATTTAATTATTAATGAACAAGGCGAATTATTAGCTTTTCAAGTTACTCCCGGAAATGTTGATGACCGGAAACCAGTTCCTACTTTGGCACAAAATTTATGGGGAAGACTTTTTGGAGATAAAGGATATATTTCTAAAAGTTTATTTCAGGAACTATTGGAAAATGATGTGAAATTAATTACTCCTTTTAAGAAGAATATGAAGAATAAATTAGTTGAATTGTGGGAAAAACTTATGTTAAGAAAAAGAGCTTTAATTGAAACTGTCAATGACCAACTATGGCTACGCCACGCAGGCTATCAAAATATTTCCCAAGTTGTTCATTCTCGTCATCGCAGTATTTATAATTTTATGGTTAATATTATTGCTGGTTTAATTGCTTATACTTGGCAAGATAAAAAACCTTCTTTAAAATTAGATAAACATGAAGTAACTTCTCTACCAGCTTTATTAATTTAA